From the Priestia koreensis genome, one window contains:
- a CDS encoding acyl-CoA thioesterase has product MDGLIEVFSRIVEQFTRLNTQGRLVYKIFINNHHSTKWTVKNMNRNDLRYKDFPLQSYDKIRYCDTDRQGHVNNALFSTFLETGRTELLYGKEPLHTEDCAFVIAHQRIDLLSEITWPGTVEIGTAVVKVGNSSLTLFQGLFQNELLVARADTVIVQMNESTRKSQALASVTKEELTKYSASIENE; this is encoded by the coding sequence TTGGACGGGCTTATAGAGGTCTTTTCCCGAATTGTCGAGCAGTTTACTCGACTGAATACGCAAGGAAGACTTGTATACAAAATCTTCATCAACAACCATCACTCAACTAAATGGACGGTGAAAAATATGAACCGAAACGACTTACGCTATAAAGATTTCCCCCTGCAGTCATACGACAAAATTCGATATTGTGATACGGACAGACAGGGTCATGTGAACAACGCATTATTTTCTACCTTTTTAGAAACGGGACGCACAGAGCTTTTATACGGTAAGGAACCCCTACATACAGAAGATTGTGCCTTTGTCATCGCTCATCAGCGAATTGATCTTCTCTCCGAAATCACGTGGCCTGGAACCGTTGAGATCGGAACCGCCGTCGTAAAAGTTGGCAACAGCTCCTTGACCCTTTTTCAGGGGCTCTTCCAAAACGAACTGCTTGTCGCACGTGCCGATACGGTTATTGTCCAAATGAATGAGAGCACGAGAAAATCTCAAGCACTTGCATCTGTTACAAAAGAAGAACTAACCAAATATTCGGCTTCTATTGAAAACGAATAG
- a CDS encoding SulP family inorganic anion transporter has product MTIKQQWFSNVRADVLSGLTVAFALIPESIGFSIIAGVSPMIGLYASICIAIAIAFTGGRPAMISAATGATAVLMVSLVRDHGLEYLFAATILTGVIQIVFGALKIGRLLSFLPQTVLTGFVNALAIIIFTAQLPQFHGANWLMYAMIGATLLVIYLFPLVTKAVPSPLVAIIVMTIVVFFFKLDVKTVGDMGGITQVPPMFHLPQIPITFETLQIIFPTALGIAIVGLTESLVTATIVDEFTGTSSNKNREARGQGFANIASGLFGGMAGCGMIGQSVINVQSGGRNRLSTFVAGAGLLVLIMAFGDVVKQIPMAALVGVMITVAIGTFDWSSVRHFHRYPLSEAIIMVVTVGIVVYTHNLAIGVVVGVAMSAVVFGWKMARLKATSSIEGSTKTYVISGPLFFGTASQFVSLFNYEEDPAHIVIDFTHSRIWDHSSVTMMAKVVEKYGDRQVEFKGMDSESKVLLKRVGY; this is encoded by the coding sequence ATGACAATTAAACAACAGTGGTTTTCAAACGTCCGTGCAGACGTTTTATCAGGGCTGACCGTGGCATTTGCGTTAATTCCTGAATCGATTGGTTTCTCCATTATTGCGGGAGTAAGCCCGATGATTGGATTATATGCATCGATCTGTATTGCCATCGCCATTGCATTTACAGGTGGTCGTCCTGCAATGATTTCTGCCGCGACAGGTGCAACAGCGGTCTTGATGGTTTCCTTAGTGCGAGATCATGGGCTAGAGTATTTGTTCGCTGCGACCATTTTGACCGGGGTTATCCAAATTGTATTTGGTGCCTTAAAGATCGGTCGGTTGCTTTCGTTTTTACCACAAACCGTGTTAACAGGATTTGTGAATGCGCTGGCGATTATTATATTTACCGCACAGCTGCCGCAGTTTCACGGTGCAAACTGGCTTATGTATGCGATGATCGGGGCAACGCTGCTCGTGATTTATTTATTTCCACTCGTAACAAAGGCCGTTCCGTCTCCACTTGTCGCCATTATTGTGATGACCATTGTGGTATTCTTCTTTAAGCTGGATGTAAAAACGGTAGGTGATATGGGGGGCATTACGCAAGTGCCGCCAATGTTTCACCTACCACAAATTCCAATCACGTTTGAAACGCTTCAGATTATCTTCCCAACTGCGCTTGGAATTGCGATTGTTGGGTTAACAGAGTCGCTTGTAACGGCGACGATTGTGGATGAGTTCACAGGCACGAGTTCAAATAAAAACCGTGAAGCACGCGGTCAAGGGTTTGCGAATATTGCATCAGGTTTATTTGGAGGTATGGCAGGCTGTGGAATGATTGGTCAGTCCGTTATTAACGTACAATCAGGTGGGCGAAACCGATTGTCTACCTTTGTAGCAGGGGCTGGGCTGTTAGTGCTTATTATGGCTTTTGGTGACGTGGTCAAACAAATTCCGATGGCGGCCCTTGTTGGGGTTATGATTACAGTGGCAATTGGTACATTTGATTGGAGTTCCGTCCGCCACTTTCATAGATACCCACTGTCTGAGGCGATTATTATGGTTGTAACGGTGGGGATTGTGGTCTATACGCATAATCTCGCCATCGGAGTTGTGGTAGGGGTTGCCATGAGCGCCGTCGTATTTGGTTGGAAAATGGCACGTTTGAAAGCTACTTCTTCTATTGAAGGAAGTACTAAAACATACGTTATTTCAGGACCGCTCTTTTTTGGAACGGCTTCACAGTTCGTATCGCTATTTAACTATGAAGAAGATCCGGCGCATATTGTGATCGATTTTACCCATTCACGCATTTGGGATCATTCTAGCGTCACGATGATGGCGAAGGTTGTTGAAAAGTACGGCGACCGCCAAGTCGAGTTTAAGGGAATGGATTCTGAAAGTAAGGTTCTCCTAAAACGCGTCGGATATTAA
- a CDS encoding processed acidic surface protein encodes MKKFGGFLLIIMLVIGSLPSSVFAAKAPSFEKDFSAYLADISKQRGFTVTRDDVDYALDTNETIDDFDTVAELKKAAGPVIQKNLSNLGPLYKKYQLTEKSLKSLLAENDETLDDYVFYNDLDSSIFYSLEANKPRDPQFNQKLLAYLKEISKERGFTVTKSDVEYVLTEDDDDLDTFNTVDELKEYLGPVIHKDLSNLQPLYKKYQLNQASLVQLLKENGQTLNDYVFVDYLWSDVDFYIEDKKPRDEQFDQKLDQYLQKVSKERGFNVTKDDIETILDYYYDEKLEDYKTVDELSDMLGEVIQKDLSNLTPLYEEYDLTEASLRKLLADNDETVNDYIFYDDLDSAVYDYTGGDESYNGDMFEALAEELGLTQEELERLSKHFETISAKPTDPEELQRLSEISDSLGSIGDFDTLTELSPADLNKIRAAYEELLSMLELKASFKLIVGDQKKPITFEQLLQLKNIDNAKVEVTLYDKAGVFLADFVITGEMFGSDFIEETENNLEQGATEEEKPADKPAPSSTKEGHAAPVKGDHQVVTKTENGARLPDTASSYPLAMMIGAGMIVAGFFMFRKVRQN; translated from the coding sequence GTGAAGAAATTCGGGGGATTTTTACTTATTATTATGTTAGTTATTGGAAGTTTACCTTCCTCGGTATTCGCGGCTAAAGCCCCATCTTTTGAGAAGGATTTTAGCGCGTATTTGGCTGACATAAGCAAACAGCGTGGTTTTACGGTGACACGCGATGACGTCGATTATGCATTGGACACAAACGAAACGATCGACGATTTTGACACGGTAGCAGAGCTGAAAAAAGCAGCTGGACCTGTGATTCAAAAGAATCTAAGTAACTTAGGGCCATTGTATAAAAAGTATCAGTTAACGGAGAAGTCATTAAAAAGCTTATTAGCAGAAAATGATGAAACGCTGGATGATTACGTATTTTACAATGACTTAGATTCTAGTATTTTCTATTCGCTTGAAGCGAATAAACCAAGAGATCCACAGTTTAACCAAAAGCTACTTGCATATTTAAAGGAAATAAGCAAAGAGCGTGGTTTCACGGTAACAAAATCAGACGTTGAGTACGTGTTAACAGAGGATGACGATGATCTTGATACGTTTAACACAGTAGATGAATTAAAAGAGTATCTTGGACCTGTCATTCACAAAGACTTATCCAATTTACAGCCGCTGTATAAAAAGTATCAGTTAAATCAGGCATCTCTAGTGCAATTGTTAAAAGAAAATGGGCAAACGCTAAATGACTATGTGTTTGTTGATTATTTATGGTCAGATGTTGACTTCTACATTGAAGACAAGAAGCCGAGAGATGAACAGTTTGATCAAAAGCTTGATCAATACTTACAAAAAGTGAGTAAAGAGCGTGGCTTTAACGTTACAAAAGACGACATTGAAACCATCCTTGATTACTACTATGATGAAAAGCTAGAAGATTATAAAACAGTAGATGAGTTAAGCGACATGCTTGGAGAGGTGATTCAAAAAGACCTTTCAAATCTAACTCCATTATATGAAGAATATGATCTAACAGAAGCGAGTCTTCGTAAGCTTTTAGCCGATAACGATGAGACCGTTAATGATTACATTTTTTATGATGATTTAGATAGTGCCGTGTACGACTATACAGGTGGGGACGAGAGCTATAACGGTGATATGTTTGAAGCGCTTGCGGAGGAACTTGGCTTGACGCAAGAAGAACTAGAGCGTCTGAGCAAACACTTTGAAACAATTAGCGCCAAGCCTACAGATCCTGAAGAGCTTCAACGCCTTAGTGAAATCAGTGATTCATTAGGTAGTATAGGAGATTTTGATACGCTAACAGAGCTATCACCAGCAGATTTGAATAAAATTCGTGCTGCTTATGAAGAGCTTTTATCAATGCTAGAATTAAAAGCATCATTTAAGCTAATTGTTGGCGATCAAAAGAAACCAATTACGTTTGAACAGCTCCTTCAGCTGAAAAACATAGACAATGCAAAAGTTGAAGTAACGCTCTATGACAAAGCTGGTGTATTTTTAGCAGACTTCGTCATTACAGGTGAAATGTTTGGCTCTGATTTTATTGAGGAAACAGAAAATAACCTTGAGCAAGGAGCAACAGAAGAAGAGAAGCCGGCAGACAAGCCAGCACCATCTTCAACAAAAGAAGGTCATGCAGCGCCGGTTAAAGGTGATCATCAAGTTGTAACGAAAACTGAGAATGGTGCACGTTTACCAGATACAGCTTCTTCGTATCCACTTGCGATGATGATCGGAGCAGGAATGATTGTGGCAGGATTCTTTATGTTTCGAAAGGTTCGCCAAAACTAA
- a CDS encoding PhzF family phenazine biosynthesis protein encodes MKVSTYTLEAFTKDGAGGNAAGVVLDTQHVTEENMQAIARDLNVSETAFLFSSTVADYQIRYFTPAEEVDVCGHATVALFSLLKQRNEIKEGSYIIETRAGLLQVKIDRNNRVFLQQNLPQFLEIIPPESIERSLNISSDMLVEDLPIQIVSTGLRDIIIPIKTRLDLLRIQPNMNEIAKISKKYGVIGYHVFTLDTLHNSSAHCRNFAPVVDIPEESATGTSNAALACYLVKHGYGKAGQAHHTFYFEQGYSLGKPSEIMVQLFTKDCRISNVYVGGYSSMVTKQKEFSL; translated from the coding sequence ATGAAGGTTTCAACATACACACTAGAAGCTTTTACGAAAGATGGAGCGGGTGGAAATGCGGCAGGCGTTGTATTGGACACGCAGCATGTAACTGAGGAAAATATGCAGGCTATTGCGAGAGATCTGAACGTTTCTGAAACGGCTTTTTTATTTTCATCCACAGTTGCAGATTATCAGATTCGTTATTTTACTCCTGCTGAAGAGGTGGATGTATGTGGACATGCGACCGTCGCGTTGTTTTCATTGCTGAAGCAGCGAAATGAGATTAAAGAAGGTTCATATATAATTGAAACAAGAGCGGGTCTTCTGCAAGTTAAAATAGATCGGAACAATCGTGTGTTTTTGCAACAAAACCTACCACAATTTTTAGAGATCATTCCGCCTGAGAGCATTGAGCGCTCCCTCAACATCTCGAGTGACATGCTAGTGGAGGATTTACCAATTCAAATTGTGTCAACGGGGCTACGTGATATCATCATTCCGATAAAAACGCGTTTGGATTTATTACGCATACAGCCGAATATGAACGAAATCGCTAAAATATCGAAAAAATATGGTGTAATTGGCTATCATGTATTTACGCTTGATACGTTGCACAACAGCTCGGCACACTGCCGGAATTTTGCTCCTGTGGTGGATATCCCCGAAGAGAGCGCAACAGGTACATCCAATGCGGCTCTTGCTTGTTATTTAGTGAAGCATGGCTACGGAAAAGCGGGTCAGGCCCACCATACGTTTTATTTTGAACAGGGATATTCACTAGGAAAACCTTCTGAAATAATGGTGCAGCTGTTTACAAAGGATTGTCGTATCTCCAATGTTTACGTAGGTGGTTACAGCTCTATGGTGACGAAACAGAAAGAGTTTAGTTTATAA
- a CDS encoding metallophosphoesterase — protein sequence MGWNGWVWLETSFGASHIYLYGVIVAVFAYSYLISQPFSSASPVRVVGSYWLGIFQYALLIFPLADLLAWILQTTVIDREDAIVWTGIAVVALFIWIFVSGTFNAYSPVVRPYEVTVAKNAGSRKQLRIAMASDMHFGTLSGRAHARRLVAKINELKPDLILLPGDIIDDDPKAFMKKGIGDILKELHAPLGVYGVLGNHEYYGKQIPVFLEEMKRINIQMLLDETMMIDDSFYLVGRKDKTDHHRESFQQLTSSLRHKIPIIAMDHQPSDLQNAEESRVDLLLSGHTHRGQMAPNHLFTKKLFEVDWGYLRKNQMHVIVSSGFGFWGPPLRLGSRSEIIQIDVTFKA from the coding sequence ATGGGATGGAACGGATGGGTTTGGTTAGAAACGTCATTTGGCGCTAGTCACATCTACTTGTATGGGGTAATCGTGGCGGTATTTGCTTACTCCTATCTGATCAGCCAGCCGTTTTCTTCCGCTTCGCCCGTGCGTGTGGTTGGATCGTACTGGCTTGGAATTTTTCAATATGCGCTGCTGATCTTTCCACTAGCTGATTTGCTAGCGTGGATCTTGCAAACAACGGTCATTGATCGTGAGGATGCAATTGTATGGACAGGAATAGCAGTTGTGGCGCTATTTATTTGGATTTTCGTAAGCGGAACGTTTAACGCTTATTCGCCCGTTGTTCGTCCTTATGAAGTCACCGTCGCGAAAAATGCAGGCTCGCGAAAGCAGCTGCGAATTGCGATGGCATCCGATATGCACTTCGGTACGCTTTCTGGAAGAGCGCATGCGAGACGATTAGTAGCGAAGATTAATGAGCTGAAGCCAGATCTTATTCTTTTGCCGGGTGATATTATTGATGATGATCCAAAGGCGTTTATGAAAAAAGGGATCGGTGACATTTTAAAAGAGCTTCATGCACCGCTTGGGGTGTACGGCGTTCTTGGCAATCATGAATACTACGGAAAACAAATTCCGGTTTTTCTAGAAGAAATGAAGCGTATTAACATTCAGATGTTGCTAGATGAAACGATGATGATTGACGATAGCTTTTATTTAGTTGGACGAAAGGATAAGACTGATCATCATCGAGAGAGCTTTCAGCAGCTCACGTCTTCTCTTCGCCATAAAATCCCGATTATTGCGATGGATCATCAGCCATCTGATTTACAAAATGCGGAGGAAAGTCGTGTGGATCTTCTGTTATCTGGTCACACGCACCGAGGGCAAATGGCACCCAACCATTTGTTTACGAAAAAGCTGTTTGAAGTCGACTGGGGATATCTGCGTAAAAATCAGATGCACGTGATCGTGTCATCTGGATTCGGATTCTGGGGGCCACCACTTCGACTAGGGAGTCGTTCAGAGATTATTCAAATTGACGTCACGTTCAAAGCGTAG
- a CDS encoding PLP-dependent aminotransferase family protein — protein sequence MLHKTNALFQQIYDDLCRKIEAGEWKENEKLPSIRKLADELGVHRLTVFKAYQLLKEHQKVYVKEKSGYYVKGELAISHHPIVAAYTQRNHLSEIHQVPAAYQFSVSLIDPNLLPNAYFSDYVKRVFDLYPKVLGTYASVQGDEELRTALANYFGTTHRFQVNSEELLVTSGSQQAIDLLAKIFIRPRDVVLVERPTYSSAMDTFRQHGAHIKSITIHPYGYDLDEVEHCMKVYKPRFFYTNPTFHNPTGYTVPPSQRKKLVALAEQYHCVIVEDDPFRDIYFYDAPPSPIFTYDTDGHVVYIRSFSKYVSPGLRIAVIACRMPLMKSLLTAKSLADNGTPLLNQKIFLHYFLSQRLQLHIAKLRTALWMRKEAMEKEMTQSDWYWEQPDGGLNLWVQLPTYVSMKTLLQKAHERSISFAPGRIFDVDGEFHSWIRLSYSYMNERELRTGIAQLIALTKPEIYV from the coding sequence ATGCTACACAAAACAAATGCATTGTTTCAACAAATTTATGATGATCTATGTCGCAAAATAGAGGCAGGTGAATGGAAAGAGAACGAGAAGCTTCCTTCTATTCGTAAGTTAGCGGATGAATTGGGCGTTCACCGACTTACCGTCTTTAAGGCTTACCAACTTTTAAAAGAGCATCAAAAAGTATATGTAAAAGAGAAATCCGGATATTATGTCAAAGGCGAACTTGCTATCTCTCATCATCCAATCGTTGCTGCCTACACACAGCGCAATCATTTATCCGAAATTCATCAAGTTCCGGCAGCATATCAGTTTTCTGTTTCGCTAATTGATCCAAATCTTCTACCTAATGCTTATTTTTCAGACTATGTTAAACGGGTATTCGATCTTTATCCTAAGGTACTCGGCACCTATGCATCTGTACAGGGAGATGAGGAACTACGCACGGCACTAGCAAATTATTTTGGAACCACTCATCGGTTTCAAGTAAATAGCGAAGAGCTTCTGGTCACATCTGGCTCACAGCAGGCCATTGATTTACTCGCTAAGATTTTCATTCGTCCTCGTGATGTTGTTCTAGTTGAACGACCTACCTACAGCTCCGCGATGGATACGTTTCGCCAGCACGGTGCTCATATAAAAAGTATCACCATTCATCCTTATGGTTACGACCTAGACGAAGTCGAGCACTGTATGAAGGTCTATAAACCACGTTTTTTTTATACAAATCCAACCTTTCATAATCCTACTGGTTACACCGTACCACCTTCACAGCGGAAAAAATTGGTCGCTCTCGCTGAGCAATATCACTGTGTCATTGTGGAAGATGATCCATTTCGGGATATTTATTTTTATGATGCACCGCCCTCCCCTATTTTCACCTATGATACGGATGGACACGTGGTGTATATTCGAAGCTTTAGCAAATACGTGTCTCCTGGTTTAAGAATTGCGGTCATTGCCTGTCGCATGCCTCTAATGAAGAGCCTATTAACAGCTAAATCACTTGCTGATAATGGGACTCCTTTATTAAATCAGAAAATATTTTTACATTATTTTTTATCACAGCGCCTACAGCTACACATTGCAAAATTACGAACGGCTTTATGGATGAGAAAAGAAGCAATGGAGAAAGAAATGACCCAATCAGATTGGTACTGGGAACAACCAGACGGAGGATTAAATTTGTGGGTACAGCTTCCAACATACGTATCAATGAAAACGTTACTCCAAAAAGCCCATGAGCGCTCCATTTCGTTTGCACCTGGACGTATTTTTGATGTTGATGGTGAATTTCACTCTTGGATTCGACTTAGCTATTCATATATGAATGAACGAGAACTACGAACGGGAATCGCTCAGCTGATCGCACTAACCAAACCAGAGATTTATGTATAA
- a CDS encoding MFS transporter — protein sequence MSQLVKRSGRTRWLISSLLSSMIILNYFDRVAVSVAAPSIQDSFHLNATELGIVFSIYTYSYTLMQIPAGSLLDRFGVAWVTRVGLLIWSLLTLTMAFLQGKLLLYIIRFLIGGMSASAFPAASKATSLWFPPSERSLPNALFDSAAKFSNVIGAPLVAILVTRFDWRVAFLVIGVINVLFTALFWWYYERPNYHKRISEEELEYIREHNISSDDEPQYKLFQALKVLFSNRKVWGLMIGFTGYGYTFNLLLTWLPTFFKVQYGMDIMSSGLLTAVPWLIATFSGILVGGFLVDYLLKKGFSSQKVYRTIIVIGLCLGFAFLGSIITDNVIAGMIFISIGLAGISATAPIGWSISAEIAPSGSLSLLSSLVNLANNLFGGIIATALTGYLYDQTGSFTSSFLVAGAVLIVGLFFYIYVLGDIKQIGEIDKRNN from the coding sequence ATGAGTCAACTCGTGAAACGATCAGGACGTACAAGATGGCTAATTTCTTCGCTTTTAAGCAGCATGATTATCCTGAATTACTTTGACCGCGTTGCTGTATCTGTTGCGGCTCCTTCAATACAGGATTCATTTCATCTAAATGCCACTGAACTGGGAATTGTGTTTTCAATTTATACATATTCGTACACATTGATGCAAATTCCTGCTGGGAGCTTGCTTGATCGGTTTGGCGTCGCCTGGGTGACGAGGGTAGGGCTACTTATTTGGAGTCTGCTTACTCTTACGATGGCCTTTTTGCAAGGGAAGCTGCTTTTATACATCATTCGTTTTCTTATTGGTGGTATGAGCGCATCGGCATTTCCGGCAGCTTCTAAAGCAACTTCGCTATGGTTTCCACCTAGTGAACGTAGCTTGCCAAATGCGCTGTTTGATTCAGCGGCAAAGTTTTCTAATGTGATTGGAGCACCGCTTGTGGCCATTCTCGTCACGCGCTTTGATTGGCGCGTTGCGTTTTTAGTTATTGGCGTTATTAATGTGTTATTTACAGCGCTATTTTGGTGGTACTATGAACGTCCGAATTATCATAAACGCATTTCAGAGGAGGAGCTTGAGTATATTCGTGAACATAATATATCCTCAGATGACGAACCGCAGTACAAGCTCTTTCAAGCGCTTAAAGTGTTGTTTTCAAATCGCAAAGTATGGGGATTGATGATTGGATTTACCGGTTATGGGTATACCTTTAACCTACTGCTAACGTGGCTACCAACGTTTTTTAAGGTGCAATACGGCATGGATATTATGTCGTCCGGCTTATTGACGGCCGTCCCTTGGCTAATTGCCACTTTTTCTGGCATTTTGGTAGGTGGATTTTTAGTGGATTACTTGTTGAAAAAAGGATTTTCGAGTCAAAAAGTTTATCGGACCATTATCGTTATTGGACTGTGCCTCGGATTTGCCTTTTTAGGTTCCATCATAACGGATAACGTGATTGCGGGAATGATTTTTATCTCAATTGGGTTAGCTGGCATATCAGCAACAGCGCCGATTGGATGGTCTATTTCTGCAGAAATTGCTCCGTCTGGATCACTTTCACTGCTTAGCTCACTTGTAAACCTAGCAAATAACCTATTTGGTGGTATCATTGCTACGGCACTTACAGGCTATTTGTACGATCAAACAGGCTCCTTTACATCGAGTTTCTTAGTAGCAGGGGCTGTGCTAATAGTTGGCTTATTCTTTTACATTTACGTATTAGGTGATATTAAACAAATTGGGGAAATTGATAAACGTAACAACTAG
- a CDS encoding class D sortase, producing the protein MLATNGKKLWDGQHVTEEAPKVMKKEVVQKEKPQPSPKQQVQYDEQPEVGEEIGTLTIPAISSTLPIIHGTNEDELTKGVGHYAGSVLPGMDDNSVLSGHRDTVFRKLGDVGKGDLLEVETRAGLFTYRVNKVRIVDKDDRTVIVPKPRATLTVSTCYPFYYVGPAPKRYILVATLVEKDTTKHWSKAS; encoded by the coding sequence TTGCTTGCAACCAACGGGAAAAAGCTGTGGGATGGACAGCATGTAACGGAAGAAGCACCAAAAGTGATGAAAAAAGAGGTAGTCCAAAAGGAAAAGCCTCAGCCGTCTCCTAAGCAGCAAGTTCAATATGATGAGCAGCCAGAAGTGGGAGAGGAAATCGGCACACTGACCATTCCTGCTATTTCTTCTACGCTTCCAATTATTCATGGAACAAATGAAGACGAGCTTACAAAGGGTGTCGGTCATTATGCAGGGAGCGTTCTTCCTGGCATGGATGATAATTCCGTACTGTCTGGCCACCGCGATACGGTTTTTCGTAAGCTTGGTGACGTTGGAAAAGGTGATTTGTTAGAGGTAGAGACGCGTGCAGGGCTCTTTACGTATCGCGTGAATAAGGTGCGAATTGTGGATAAGGATGATCGTACGGTCATTGTTCCGAAGCCGCGCGCAACGTTAACAGTGAGTACGTGCTATCCCTTCTACTACGTAGGACCTGCGCCGAAACGATATATTCTCGTCGCAACTTTAGTAGAGAAAGACACGACGAAGCATTGGTCAAAAGCATCATGA
- a CDS encoding MGMT family protein: MTPFTEQVINIIKKIPKGTVMTYGQIAALAGSPRGARQVVRILHSMSEKYRLPWHRVVNAKGEIALGDEEGRYTQKALLQEEGVLFVAGDRINLSVYRHEPVLEEER; this comes from the coding sequence GTGACGCCATTTACAGAACAAGTGATTAACATCATCAAAAAAATCCCTAAAGGAACCGTCATGACCTACGGGCAAATTGCAGCACTTGCAGGCAGTCCACGCGGAGCAAGGCAGGTCGTGCGTATTTTACATTCCATGAGTGAAAAATACCGTCTTCCGTGGCACCGCGTCGTAAACGCAAAGGGTGAGATTGCGCTCGGTGATGAAGAAGGGCGATATACGCAAAAGGCACTTTTACAGGAAGAAGGCGTTTTGTTTGTGGCCGGCGATCGAATAAATCTATCTGTATATCGGCACGAGCCTGTTTTAGAAGAGGAGCGATAG
- a CDS encoding DMT family transporter has protein sequence MVIVNYLFMCLIFGTTFLAIKIGVDAGLPPFFSASVRFFVAGFVLFIVMTVRKKASFRVLWSKESVITGGLLTFGTFSTLYWAEQYVSSGIGAVLSATGPLMILCLQSVLLKQKLSKQSLIGCLISFCGVGLLLLPNMTATFSVIWMTACLLIFIGEIGYAGGAIYSKNVTKRFPTTSPILLNACQMMYGGLFLFLLSLCTETVHIENISEPKAVGSLLYLTIFGSMIAHTLFYWLVSKTDPIFPSTWLYVSPLIALAVGKFVYNEFVSWIMVVGGVTIIIGLLVINFQALRKMTRRQEQKTELLNQ, from the coding sequence ATGGTGATCGTTAATTATCTGTTTATGTGCTTGATATTTGGAACAACCTTTTTAGCCATAAAAATCGGAGTAGATGCGGGACTACCCCCATTTTTTTCAGCTAGTGTTCGATTCTTTGTAGCAGGATTTGTTTTATTTATTGTGATGACGGTGAGAAAGAAAGCTTCTTTTCGCGTGTTATGGTCGAAAGAGTCTGTCATTACCGGGGGATTGTTGACCTTCGGAACGTTTTCAACCCTCTATTGGGCAGAACAGTACGTGAGCTCTGGAATCGGCGCTGTTTTATCCGCAACTGGGCCACTTATGATCTTATGTCTTCAATCTGTTTTGTTGAAGCAAAAGTTATCCAAACAGTCGCTCATTGGTTGTCTTATCAGTTTTTGTGGGGTTGGATTACTGCTCCTTCCAAATATGACAGCTACCTTTAGCGTCATATGGATGACAGCTTGTTTGCTCATCTTTATTGGAGAAATAGGGTATGCGGGCGGTGCAATTTATTCAAAAAACGTGACGAAACGCTTTCCGACAACATCGCCTATTTTGTTAAATGCTTGTCAAATGATGTACGGGGGACTTTTTTTATTTCTTCTTTCTCTGTGTACGGAAACGGTTCATATAGAAAACATAAGTGAGCCAAAAGCCGTCGGTTCACTGTTGTATTTAACTATTTTTGGGTCAATGATTGCTCATACGCTGTTTTACTGGCTCGTATCGAAAACGGATCCTATTTTCCCTTCTACCTGGCTGTACGTTTCACCGCTTATTGCTTTAGCGGTCGGCAAATTCGTCTATAATGAATTTGTTTCATGGATCATGGTTGTCGGCGGGGTGACCATCATCATAGGATTGTTAGTAATTAACTTTCAAGCGCTTCGAAAAATGACAAGAAGGCAGGAGCAAAAAACAGAGCTACTAAATCAATAA